A window from Bordetella petrii encodes these proteins:
- a CDS encoding MetQ/NlpA family ABC transporter substrate-binding protein: protein MFRFSRLRRAGLLCLLMLAAGAAGAAQDRPLRIAVIPSVANEATEIAIAQARKQGLKVELVEFSDWVMPNIAVAEGSVDANFFQHEPFLQLFNRSRNANLVPIAYGYSTTIGLFSKRLKPGDSVPQGARIAIPNDPVNTGRALLLLQKMGLLVLRRGDDPHAAMQDIVSNPKQLALIQVEGSQSARTFDDVTASVTYTTFAKHAGIDEKDGLAFDNTDPQNVRRYAIRWVTTPERAQDPRLLKFIRIYQQSPQVKAKLRQLYGELIDFPW from the coding sequence ATGTTCCGTTTTTCCAGATTGCGCCGGGCGGGCCTGCTGTGCCTGCTGATGCTGGCCGCCGGCGCCGCGGGCGCGGCGCAAGACAGGCCGCTGCGCATCGCCGTCATTCCCAGCGTGGCCAACGAAGCCACCGAGATCGCCATCGCGCAGGCGCGCAAGCAGGGCCTGAAGGTGGAACTGGTGGAGTTCAGCGACTGGGTCATGCCTAATATCGCCGTGGCCGAGGGCTCGGTCGACGCAAACTTTTTCCAGCACGAACCCTTCCTGCAGCTGTTCAACCGCAGCCGCAACGCCAACCTGGTGCCTATCGCCTATGGGTATTCCACCACCATCGGCCTGTTCTCGAAGCGCCTGAAGCCCGGCGACTCGGTGCCGCAGGGGGCCCGCATCGCCATCCCGAACGACCCGGTCAATACCGGGCGGGCCTTGCTGCTGCTGCAGAAAATGGGCCTGCTGGTGCTGCGCAGGGGCGACGACCCGCACGCCGCCATGCAGGACATCGTGTCCAACCCGAAGCAGCTGGCGCTGATCCAGGTCGAGGGTTCGCAATCGGCGCGCACCTTCGATGACGTGACTGCGTCGGTAACCTACACCACGTTCGCCAAGCATGCCGGCATCGACGAAAAAGACGGCCTGGCCTTCGACAACACCGATCCGCAGAATGTACGGCGTTATGCGATCCGCTGGGTAACCACGCCCGAGCGCGCGCAGGATCCGCGCCTGTTGAAGTTCATCCGCATCTACCAGCAGTCGCCCCAGGTCAAGGCCAAGCTGCGGCAGCTGTACGGCGAGCTGATCGATTTCCCTTGGTAG
- a CDS encoding Zn-dependent hydrolase, translated as MTTSTISIDGRRLWQSLMDLAQIGATPKGGNCRLALTALDGQGRDLVTGWMKAAGLSVRVDQVGNIFARRAGRNDALPPVMTGSHIDTQPTGGKFDGCYGVLAGLEVMRTLNDAGVQTEAPLELAIWTNEEGSRFVPVMMGSGVFAGKFPLETALNARDAAGKLVRDELQAIGYAGAEPVGGRPVDAYFEAHIEQGPILEHEDKVIGVVTGSLGLRWYDVVVTGMEMHAGPTPMGIRKDALLAASYLVQAVIDIANANQPHGRGTVGEIHAHPGSRNVIPGQVRLTVDLRHEDEATLTRMHEAWRQAAQDVARRHGLTVDVQDVQYFPPTPFDADLVGKIRDGAAARELPRMDIVTGAGHDAVYMAAVAPTAMIFVPCKDGISHNEIEDARPEHLEAGCNVLLDAMLARAGIARA; from the coding sequence ATGACGACTTCCACGATCTCTATTGACGGCCGGCGGCTCTGGCAGTCGCTGATGGACCTGGCGCAGATCGGCGCCACCCCCAAGGGGGGCAATTGCCGGCTGGCCCTGACCGCGCTCGACGGCCAGGGACGCGACCTGGTCACCGGCTGGATGAAAGCCGCCGGCCTGTCGGTGCGCGTGGACCAGGTGGGCAACATCTTCGCCCGCCGCGCCGGCCGCAACGATGCCCTGCCCCCGGTCATGACGGGCAGCCATATCGACACCCAGCCCACCGGCGGCAAATTCGACGGCTGCTATGGCGTGCTGGCCGGGCTGGAAGTCATGCGCACCCTGAACGACGCGGGCGTGCAGACCGAAGCGCCGCTGGAACTGGCGATCTGGACCAACGAAGAAGGTTCGCGCTTCGTGCCCGTGATGATGGGTTCGGGCGTATTCGCCGGCAAGTTCCCCCTGGAAACCGCCCTGAACGCCCGCGACGCCGCCGGCAAGCTGGTGCGCGACGAACTGCAGGCCATCGGCTACGCGGGCGCCGAGCCGGTCGGCGGCCGCCCGGTGGATGCGTACTTTGAAGCGCACATCGAGCAGGGCCCCATCCTGGAACACGAAGACAAGGTCATCGGCGTGGTCACCGGCTCGCTGGGCCTGCGCTGGTACGACGTGGTGGTCACCGGCATGGAAATGCACGCCGGCCCCACCCCCATGGGCATCCGCAAAGACGCGCTGCTGGCCGCCAGCTATCTGGTGCAGGCGGTGATCGACATCGCCAATGCCAACCAGCCGCATGGCCGCGGCACCGTGGGCGAAATCCATGCCCATCCGGGGTCGCGCAACGTCATTCCCGGCCAGGTGCGCCTGACGGTGGACCTGCGCCACGAAGACGAAGCCACCCTGACGCGCATGCACGAAGCCTGGCGCCAGGCCGCGCAAGACGTGGCGCGGCGCCACGGCCTCACGGTCGACGTCCAGGATGTGCAGTACTTCCCGCCAACGCCGTTCGACGCCGACCTGGTAGGCAAGATCCGCGACGGCGCCGCCGCGCGTGAACTGCCGCGCATGGACATCGTGACCGGCGCCGGCCATGACGCGGTCTACATGGCCGCGGTCGCGCCCACCGCCATGATCTTCGTGCCCTGCAAAGACGGCATCAGCCACAACGAAATCGAAGACGCCCGCCCCGAACACCTGGAAGCCGGCTGCAACGTGCTGCTCGACGCCATGCTGGCGCGCGCCGGCATCGCCCGCGCGTAA
- a CDS encoding DUF423 domain-containing protein gives MTDRQLTILAALNMIAAVGAGAFGAHGLKRMLAPDLLAVWQTGVLYHLVHALGLFVVALLGARFGSALLSTAGLVMFAGIVLFSGSLYLLALTGTRWLGAITPLGGAAFLLAWALVAWAAWRSA, from the coding sequence ATGACCGACCGGCAGCTCACCATCCTGGCCGCTCTCAACATGATCGCCGCGGTGGGGGCCGGCGCGTTCGGCGCGCACGGGCTCAAGCGCATGCTGGCGCCCGACCTGCTGGCGGTGTGGCAGACCGGAGTGCTGTACCACCTGGTCCATGCGCTGGGCCTGTTCGTGGTGGCCCTGCTGGGCGCACGCTTCGGCTCGGCCCTGCTGTCCACCGCCGGGCTGGTGATGTTCGCCGGCATCGTGCTGTTCAGCGGCAGCCTGTACCTGCTGGCCCTTACCGGCACCCGCTGGCTGGGCGCCATCACCCCGCTGGGCGGCGCGGCCTTCCTGCTGGCCTGGGCGCTGGTGGCCTGGGCCGCCTGGCGCTCGGCCTGA
- a CDS encoding glutathione S-transferase family protein: MKLYYMPGACSLASHIVLEWIGKPYQLHKLTREELKQPEFLKVNPLGAVPALADGDLTLTQNAAILEYLAEQAPQSQLLGDGSAASRAQVRRWLGLINSDLHRTFSLIFGAQRFLPGNEAAQAQLSASAAAYLRNLFGLLDQQLAGQPYLAGAAPSIADPYLYVVLRWAHGKNIDLSGMDNLAAFFKRMEADPGVQAALKAEGL; the protein is encoded by the coding sequence ATGAAACTGTACTACATGCCCGGGGCCTGCTCGCTGGCTTCGCACATCGTCCTGGAATGGATCGGCAAGCCCTACCAGCTGCACAAGCTGACGCGCGAAGAGCTCAAGCAGCCCGAGTTCCTGAAGGTCAACCCGCTGGGTGCGGTGCCGGCCCTGGCCGATGGCGACCTGACGCTGACGCAGAACGCCGCCATCCTGGAATACCTGGCTGAACAGGCTCCGCAAAGCCAGCTGCTGGGCGACGGCAGCGCCGCGTCGCGGGCGCAGGTGCGCCGCTGGCTGGGCCTGATCAATTCAGACCTGCACCGCACGTTCTCGCTGATCTTCGGCGCGCAACGCTTTCTGCCGGGCAACGAGGCCGCGCAGGCGCAGCTGTCCGCCTCGGCGGCCGCGTACCTGCGCAACCTGTTCGGCCTGCTCGACCAGCAATTGGCGGGCCAGCCGTACCTGGCCGGCGCGGCGCCCTCGATCGCCGACCCGTACCTGTACGTAGTGCTGCGCTGGGCGCACGGCAAGAACATCGACCTGTCCGGCATGGACAACCTGGCCGCCTTCTTCAAGCGCATGGAAGCCGACCCGGGCGTGCAGGCCGCCCTGAAGGCCGAAGGCCTGTAG
- a CDS encoding PQQ-dependent sugar dehydrogenase — MPRLQSCPAWRPGAVAAALAALLAGGLPAAQAQTQAQPAAQGRVQVTELARGLEHPWSLAFLPDGGMLVTERPGRLRRLDAAGTLSAPLAGVPKVHAQGQGGLLDVVLSPGFRRDRLVYLSYAEADAEGDRSGTAVGRGRLSDDASRLEDFTVIFRQQPKLSSGQHYGGRMVFGRDGLLFVSLGENNRRPTAQDLDKLQGKIVRIKPDGTVPAGNPFAGRAGARAEIWTYGMRNPQGMALNPWTGELWEHEHGPRGGDEVNIIRAGRNYGWPLATYGINYSGFAIPEARGDTLPGGQGPLYWWKKSPAISGMAFYDSGRYPEWQGSLFIGALAEQALIRLQLKDGKDIVAEERLLHDLGARIRDVRQGPDGGVYVLTDAGDGALLRLAPARGQGDGT, encoded by the coding sequence ATGCCGAGATTGCAATCGTGCCCAGCCTGGCGCCCGGGGGCCGTGGCCGCCGCGCTGGCCGCGCTGCTGGCGGGCGGGCTGCCCGCTGCCCAGGCGCAGACCCAGGCGCAGCCGGCCGCGCAAGGCCGGGTCCAGGTTACCGAACTGGCCCGCGGGCTGGAACACCCCTGGTCGCTGGCCTTCCTGCCCGACGGCGGCATGCTGGTCACCGAGCGGCCCGGCCGCCTGCGCCGGCTGGATGCGGCGGGAACCCTGTCGGCGCCCCTGGCGGGCGTGCCCAAGGTGCATGCCCAGGGGCAGGGAGGCTTGCTGGACGTGGTGCTTTCACCCGGCTTCCGGCGCGACCGCCTGGTGTATTTGTCGTACGCCGAAGCCGACGCCGAGGGCGATCGCAGCGGCACGGCGGTGGGGCGGGGCCGGCTGTCGGACGACGCCAGCCGGCTGGAGGATTTTACGGTGATCTTCCGGCAGCAGCCCAAGCTGTCGAGCGGCCAGCATTATGGCGGGCGCATGGTGTTCGGGCGCGATGGCCTGTTGTTCGTGTCGTTGGGCGAAAACAACCGCCGCCCCACCGCGCAAGACCTGGACAAGCTGCAGGGCAAGATCGTCAGGATCAAGCCCGACGGCACTGTGCCCGCGGGCAATCCGTTCGCCGGCCGCGCCGGCGCGCGCGCCGAGATCTGGACCTACGGCATGCGCAATCCGCAGGGCATGGCGCTGAACCCCTGGACCGGCGAGCTGTGGGAACACGAGCACGGTCCGCGCGGCGGCGACGAGGTCAACATCATTCGCGCCGGCCGGAACTATGGCTGGCCCCTGGCCACCTACGGCATCAATTATTCCGGCTTCGCCATTCCAGAGGCCCGGGGCGACACGCTGCCCGGGGGGCAGGGGCCGCTGTACTGGTGGAAGAAGTCGCCCGCCATCAGCGGCATGGCTTTCTACGATTCGGGCCGCTACCCGGAATGGCAGGGGTCGCTGTTCATCGGCGCGCTGGCCGAGCAGGCCCTGATCCGGCTGCAGCTCAAGGACGGCAAGGATATCGTGGCCGAGGAGCGCCTGCTGCACGACCTGGGAGCGCGCATCCGCGATGTGCGGCAGGGGCCCGATGGCGGCGTGTATGTGCTGACGGATGCGGGCGACGGGGCGCTGCTGCGGCTGGCGCCGGCCCGCGGCCAGGGAGACGGGACATGA
- the asd gene encoding archaetidylserine decarboxylase (Phosphatidylserine decarboxylase is synthesized as a single chain precursor. Generation of the pyruvoyl active site from a Ser is coupled to cleavage of a Gly-Ser bond between the larger (beta) and smaller (alpha chains). It is an integral membrane protein.) has protein sequence MLFKDQLFLASQYAAPHHLVSRLMGLAADCRTPAIKNWMISRFVRRYGVDMGEALVQDPLAYDTFNQFFTRKLKPGARPLDTEPHAVLCPADGAISQLGPIEHGRIFQAKGHSYSLTTLLGGDPGRAEPFMGGDFATIYLSPRDYHRVHMPCAGTLREMVHVPGRLFSVNPLTAGHVPELFARNERVVCLFDTEYGPMAMVLVGAMIVASIETAWAGLVTPHKRQIRAQRYDEAARAPIYLDKGAEMGLFKLGSTVIVLFGPGRVRWTDTPSVRGPVRMGELLALPS, from the coding sequence ATGCTTTTCAAAGACCAGCTCTTTCTTGCCAGCCAGTATGCCGCGCCCCATCACCTGGTGTCGCGCCTGATGGGCCTGGCGGCCGACTGCCGCACGCCCGCCATCAAGAACTGGATGATCTCGCGCTTCGTGCGCCGCTATGGCGTCGACATGGGCGAAGCGCTGGTGCAAGACCCGCTGGCCTACGACACCTTCAACCAGTTCTTCACCCGCAAGCTCAAGCCCGGCGCGCGCCCCCTCGATACCGAGCCGCACGCCGTGCTGTGCCCGGCCGATGGCGCCATCAGCCAGCTGGGGCCCATCGAGCATGGCCGCATCTTCCAGGCCAAGGGCCATTCGTACAGCCTCACCACCCTGCTGGGCGGCGACCCGGGCCGCGCCGAGCCGTTCATGGGCGGCGACTTCGCCACCATCTACCTGTCGCCGCGCGACTATCACCGCGTGCACATGCCCTGCGCCGGCACGCTGCGCGAAATGGTGCACGTGCCGGGCCGGCTGTTCTCGGTCAACCCGCTTACCGCCGGCCACGTGCCCGAACTGTTCGCCCGCAACGAGCGGGTGGTCTGCCTGTTCGACACCGAATACGGCCCCATGGCCATGGTGCTGGTGGGCGCGATGATCGTCGCGTCCATCGAAACCGCCTGGGCCGGGCTGGTCACGCCGCACAAGCGGCAGATCCGCGCGCAGCGCTACGATGAAGCCGCGCGCGCGCCCATCTACCTGGACAAAGGCGCCGAAATGGGCCTGTTCAAGCTGGGCTCCACCGTCATCGTGCTGTTCGGGCCCGGACGCGTGCGCTGGACCGACACCCCGTCAGTGCGCGGCCCCGTGCGCATGGGCGAACTGCTGGCCTTGCCAAGCTAA
- the rocF gene encoding arginase: protein MPTFAATAAPHALTLIGAPTDIGAGSRGASMGPEALRVAGLGPALQGLGHDVEDAGNLAGPPNPGLPPQHGYRHLTEVVAWNIAVHDAVHAELRRGRLPILLGGDHCLGVGSISAVARHCRQAGKPLRVLWLDAHADFNTQALTPSGNLHGMPVACLCGNGPEPLVGLAGHVPALQPGWIRQIGIRSVDEGEKSLIDAAGVEVYDMRAIDEIGMRAAMEAALADLAPDTHLHVSFDVDFLDPEIAPAVATSIPGGPTYREAQLCMEMIADTGRLGSLDIVELNPALDVRNKTAVLATELVQSLFGKSTLIRRPARGGATSAPGRNPRS, encoded by the coding sequence GTGCCTACCTTCGCCGCCACCGCCGCGCCGCACGCCCTGACCCTGATCGGCGCCCCCACCGATATCGGCGCGGGCTCGCGCGGCGCCTCGATGGGCCCCGAAGCCCTGCGCGTGGCCGGCCTGGGCCCCGCCCTGCAGGGGCTGGGCCATGACGTCGAAGACGCCGGCAACCTGGCCGGCCCGCCCAACCCCGGCCTGCCGCCACAACACGGCTACCGCCACCTGACCGAAGTCGTGGCCTGGAACATCGCGGTGCACGACGCCGTGCATGCCGAACTGCGGCGCGGCCGCCTGCCCATCCTGCTGGGCGGCGACCACTGCCTGGGCGTGGGCTCGATCAGCGCCGTGGCCCGCCATTGCCGGCAGGCCGGCAAGCCGCTGCGCGTGCTGTGGCTGGACGCGCACGCCGATTTCAACACCCAGGCGCTGACCCCCTCGGGCAATCTGCACGGCATGCCCGTGGCCTGCCTGTGCGGCAATGGCCCCGAGCCCCTCGTCGGGCTGGCCGGCCACGTACCGGCGCTGCAGCCCGGCTGGATCCGCCAGATCGGCATCCGTAGCGTCGACGAAGGCGAAAAATCCCTGATCGACGCGGCCGGCGTCGAGGTCTACGACATGCGCGCCATCGATGAAATCGGCATGCGCGCCGCCATGGAAGCCGCGCTGGCCGACCTGGCCCCCGACACCCATCTGCACGTCAGCTTCGATGTCGATTTCCTCGACCCCGAGATCGCGCCCGCCGTCGCCACCAGCATTCCCGGCGGCCCCACGTACCGCGAAGCACAGCTGTGCATGGAAATGATCGCCGACACCGGCCGGCTCGGCTCGCTCGACATCGTCGAACTCAACCCGGCCCTGGACGTGCGCAACAAGACCGCCGTGCTGGCCACCGAACTGGTGCAAAGCCTGTTCGGCAAATCGACGCTGATCCGGCGCCCGGCGCGCGGCGGCGCTACGTCCGCGCCGGGGCGGAACCCGCGATCTTGA
- a CDS encoding aldehyde dehydrogenase yields the protein MSLHDTDYWRRKAATLQLRGQAYIDGAYVDAADGATFAAHSPIDGRKLADVAACGAADVDRAVQAARRAFEAGAWRDLPPRERKARLLRLAALITEHTETLALVETLDMGKPIRDALAFDLPETAHCYAWYGEAIDKIYDEIAPTGGQALATITREPLGVVAAVVPWNYPLMMAAWKVAPALAAGNSVILKPAEQSSLSAIMLADLATQAGIPAGVFNVVPGLGAQAGQALGLHPGVDCVAFTGSTATGKRFMQYAGQSNLKRVWLECGGKSPHIVFDDCPDLERAAAAAAAAIFVNQGEVCIAGSRLYVQDGIYDAFMERVAAHARAMQPGDPLDPATAMGAMVDERQMQAVLDRIQAGRREGAALRLGGGRVRGDSGGYYIEPTIFDCAGQDNSLVREEIFGPVLAAQRFTTEDQAIALANDSVYGLGAGLWTADLGRAHRLSRRLRAGLVWVNCYADGDITVPFGGVKQSGFGRDKSLHALDKYSDLKTTWISLAV from the coding sequence ATGTCCCTGCACGATACCGACTACTGGCGCCGCAAGGCTGCCACTCTGCAACTGCGCGGCCAGGCCTATATCGACGGCGCGTATGTCGACGCCGCCGACGGCGCCACCTTCGCGGCGCACAGCCCCATCGACGGACGCAAGCTGGCCGACGTGGCGGCCTGCGGCGCGGCCGACGTCGACCGCGCCGTGCAGGCGGCGCGGCGCGCCTTCGAGGCCGGCGCCTGGCGCGACCTGCCGCCGCGCGAACGCAAGGCCCGCCTGCTGCGACTGGCGGCCCTGATCACCGAGCACACCGAAACGCTGGCCCTGGTCGAAACACTGGACATGGGCAAACCCATCCGCGACGCCCTGGCCTTCGACCTGCCCGAGACCGCCCACTGCTATGCCTGGTACGGCGAGGCCATCGACAAGATCTACGACGAGATCGCCCCGACCGGCGGCCAGGCCCTGGCCACCATCACGCGCGAGCCGCTGGGCGTGGTGGCGGCGGTAGTGCCCTGGAACTATCCCCTGATGATGGCCGCCTGGAAGGTCGCGCCGGCCCTGGCCGCCGGCAACAGCGTCATCCTCAAGCCGGCCGAGCAGTCGTCGCTCAGCGCCATCATGCTGGCCGATCTGGCGACGCAGGCCGGCATCCCGGCCGGCGTCTTCAACGTGGTGCCGGGCCTGGGCGCGCAGGCCGGCCAGGCGCTGGGCCTGCATCCCGGCGTGGACTGCGTGGCATTCACCGGGTCCACCGCCACCGGCAAGCGCTTCATGCAGTACGCGGGCCAATCGAACCTGAAGCGCGTCTGGCTCGAATGCGGCGGCAAGTCGCCGCACATTGTGTTCGACGACTGCCCCGACCTGGAACGCGCCGCGGCGGCCGCGGCGGCGGCCATTTTCGTGAACCAGGGCGAGGTGTGCATCGCCGGCTCGCGCCTGTATGTGCAGGACGGCATCTACGATGCCTTCATGGAGCGCGTGGCCGCCCATGCGCGCGCCATGCAGCCGGGCGATCCGCTCGACCCCGCCACCGCCATGGGCGCGATGGTGGACGAACGGCAGATGCAGGCGGTGCTGGACCGCATCCAGGCCGGCCGGCGCGAAGGCGCCGCGCTGCGGCTGGGCGGCGGGCGCGTGCGCGGCGACAGCGGCGGCTACTACATCGAACCCACCATCTTCGACTGCGCCGGCCAGGACAATTCGCTGGTGCGCGAAGAAATCTTCGGGCCCGTGCTGGCGGCCCAGCGCTTTACCACCGAAGACCAGGCCATCGCCCTGGCCAACGACTCCGTGTACGGCCTGGGGGCCGGGCTGTGGACGGCCGACCTGGGCCGCGCCCATCGCCTGTCGCGCCGCCTGCGGGCCGGCCTGGTGTGGGTCAACTGCTACGCCGACGGCGACATCACGGTGCCGTTCGGCGGCGTCAAGCAATCGGGCTTCGGCCGCGACAAGTCGCTGCACGCGCTGGACAAGTACAGCGACCTGAAGACCACCTGGATCAGCCTGGCCGTTTGA
- a CDS encoding PaaI family thioesterase: MIPHEARLSADGWKQTRGAGAFIASLGPLWAQRAEHGWRYGFVATGQHLNPAGVVHGGLLQALIDHVLSALAWEAVARRPCVTVQTDSQFLSAVHAGEFIVGQGVETHRTRNLVFMRGQLSVEDTPVLCAQAIFKIAGSAPART; this comes from the coding sequence ATGATACCGCACGAAGCCCGCCTGAGCGCCGATGGCTGGAAGCAGACCCGGGGCGCCGGGGCTTTCATAGCGTCGCTGGGCCCGTTGTGGGCGCAGCGCGCGGAGCATGGCTGGCGCTACGGCTTCGTGGCGACCGGGCAGCATTTGAATCCGGCGGGGGTGGTGCATGGAGGCCTGCTGCAGGCGCTGATCGATCATGTCCTGAGCGCGCTGGCCTGGGAGGCCGTGGCCCGCAGACCGTGCGTCACGGTGCAGACGGATTCGCAATTCCTCAGCGCGGTGCATGCCGGCGAATTCATCGTCGGGCAGGGCGTCGAAACGCACCGCACCCGCAACCTGGTTTTCATGCGCGGGCAGCTCAGCGTCGAAGACACGCCGGTGCTTTGCGCGCAGGCCATTTTCAAGATCGCGGGTTCCGCCCCGGCGCGGACGTAG
- a CDS encoding glutathione S-transferase has protein sequence MSTYELIGSRGCGSAIVEMALELANVPYSVTDLPYLKPGPGRDRLLRLNVTGQVPTLVLPGGEVMTESAAMIMHLNDVAPAAGLAPPADSHERARYWHVLMRLIGAVYPTFTYADDPPKWTTPGEPAELLRTRVHGRRAELWQELDRHVGAPHVLGRRFSALDLYVTVMIRWRPGPQWFKSYCPALYAAAAQAAGQPDVAKVLAHHFDPPLE, from the coding sequence ATGAGTACGTATGAACTGATAGGCTCGCGCGGCTGCGGGTCGGCGATCGTGGAAATGGCGCTGGAACTGGCCAATGTGCCGTACAGCGTGACGGACTTGCCCTATCTGAAGCCCGGTCCCGGCCGGGACCGGCTGCTGCGGCTGAACGTCACGGGCCAGGTGCCGACCCTGGTGCTGCCGGGGGGCGAGGTCATGACCGAAAGCGCGGCCATGATCATGCACCTGAATGACGTGGCCCCGGCCGCGGGGCTGGCGCCGCCCGCCGACAGCCATGAGCGGGCCAGGTACTGGCACGTGCTGATGCGCCTGATCGGCGCGGTGTATCCGACCTTTACTTATGCGGACGATCCGCCCAAGTGGACCACGCCGGGCGAGCCGGCCGAACTGCTGCGCACCCGGGTGCACGGCCGCCGCGCGGAATTGTGGCAGGAGCTCGATCGCCATGTCGGCGCGCCGCATGTGCTGGGACGGCGCTTCAGCGCGCTGGACCTTTATGTGACGGTGATGATCCGCTGGCGGCCCGGGCCGCAGTGGTTCAAGTCGTATTGCCCGGCCCTGTATGCCGCGGCCGCGCAGGCGGCGGGCCAGCCGGACGTGGCCAAGGTGCTGGCCCACCATTTCGATCCGCCGCTGGAGTAG
- a CDS encoding thiamine pyrophosphate-binding protein yields the protein MTRATPPARNGGQILVQQLRIHGVRRIFMVAGESYLPCIDALNDHADAIQPIVCRQESGAAYMAEAYGKLTGEPGICFVTRGPGATNASIGVHTAFQDSTPMILFVGQVGNDFYEREAFQEIDYRRMFGQMAKWVAQIDRTERIPEYIARAFSVATSGRPGPVVLALPEDTLWGSAGVPDLPRYARSQIHPGAGDLARMVALLDQARRPFLMLGGSGWTRQAIGQVAAFAERFELPVGTAWRRLECYDQRHANAAGQVGWAMTPELRQRVLDADLVLAVGTRLGEATTEGYTLIESPLPRQQLVHVYPDAAELGRVYAPTLGIVSSVAAFAGALDALRPGHAAARGDAVRSAHAEYLDSLRPLPAPGALSLDEAAAHVNAQLPPDACVTVGAGNYALYPHRYRQFTGPATSLAPTVGSMGYGLPAAISAKLENPRQTVVCYAGDGCFQMNMQELGVAMQYRLGIVILVFNNGMWGTIRAHQEREFPARPIALGFDNPDFTQIIKGYGGYGEAVERTADFGPAFERARAFADREQLPALLELRYDPDGIAPGQLLSAIRQNALAARGQAAHS from the coding sequence ATGACCCGCGCAACCCCGCCCGCGCGCAACGGCGGCCAGATCCTGGTGCAGCAATTGCGCATCCACGGTGTGCGCCGCATTTTCATGGTGGCCGGCGAAAGCTACCTGCCCTGCATCGACGCCCTGAACGACCACGCCGATGCCATCCAGCCCATCGTGTGCCGCCAGGAAAGCGGCGCCGCCTACATGGCCGAGGCCTACGGCAAGCTGACCGGCGAGCCCGGCATCTGCTTCGTCACCCGCGGCCCCGGCGCCACCAACGCCAGCATCGGCGTGCATACCGCGTTCCAGGACTCGACGCCGATGATCCTGTTCGTAGGCCAGGTCGGCAACGACTTCTACGAGCGCGAAGCCTTCCAGGAAATCGACTACCGCCGCATGTTCGGCCAGATGGCCAAGTGGGTCGCGCAGATCGACCGCACCGAGCGCATTCCCGAATACATCGCGCGGGCCTTCAGCGTGGCCACCAGCGGACGGCCCGGCCCGGTGGTGCTGGCCCTGCCCGAAGACACGCTGTGGGGGTCGGCCGGCGTGCCCGACCTGCCCCGCTACGCCCGCAGCCAGATCCACCCCGGGGCCGGCGACCTGGCCCGCATGGTGGCGCTGCTGGACCAGGCCCGGCGCCCCTTCCTGATGCTGGGCGGCAGCGGCTGGACCCGCCAGGCCATCGGCCAGGTGGCGGCCTTTGCCGAACGCTTCGAGCTGCCGGTGGGCACGGCCTGGCGCCGCCTGGAATGCTACGACCAGCGCCATGCCAATGCGGCCGGCCAGGTCGGCTGGGCCATGACGCCCGAACTGCGCCAGCGCGTGCTGGATGCCGACCTGGTGCTGGCCGTGGGCACGCGCCTGGGCGAAGCCACCACCGAAGGCTACACCCTGATCGAAAGCCCGCTGCCGCGCCAGCAACTGGTGCATGTGTACCCCGACGCCGCCGAACTGGGCCGGGTGTACGCCCCGACGCTGGGCATTGTCAGCAGCGTGGCCGCTTTTGCCGGCGCGCTGGACGCGCTGCGGCCCGGCCATGCCGCCGCGCGCGGCGACGCGGTGCGCAGCGCCCACGCCGAATACCTGGACAGCCTGCGGCCGCTGCCCGCCCCCGGGGCGCTGAGCCTGGACGAAGCCGCCGCGCACGTCAACGCGCAACTGCCGCCCGACGCCTGCGTGACCGTGGGCGCCGGCAACTATGCGCTGTACCCGCACCGCTATCGCCAGTTCACCGGCCCGGCCACCAGCCTGGCGCCCACAGTGGGCTCCATGGGCTACGGGCTGCCCGCCGCCATCTCGGCCAAGCTCGAGAACCCGCGGCAGACAGTGGTGTGCTATGCGGGCGACGGCTGCTTCCAGATGAACATGCAAGAGCTCGGCGTGGCCATGCAGTACCGGCTGGGCATCGTGATCCTGGTGTTCAACAATGGCATGTGGGGCACCATTCGCGCCCACCAGGAACGCGAATTTCCCGCCCGCCCCATTGCGCTGGGCTTCGACAACCCCGATTTCACGCAGATCATCAAGGGCTATGGCGGCTACGGCGAGGCGGTGGAGCGCACGGCCGACTTCGGGCCGGCCTTCGAACGGGCCCGCGCCTTCGCCGACCGCGAACAGCTGCCGGCCCTGCTGGAACTGCGCTACGACCCCGACGGCATCGCCCCCGGGCAATTGCTGTCGGCCATCCGCCAGAATGCGCTGGCGGCCCGCGGCCAGGCCGCCCATTCCTGA